One genomic region from Desulfurella amilsii encodes:
- a CDS encoding ABC transporter ATP-binding protein, which yields MILKGTNLKLSFGGLVAVKNVSFEIKEKSIFGIIGPNGAGKTTLFNIISGVYRPETGTLYYKDKDITKLPTYKRARLGIARTHQIVKPLGELTVIENVMVGACFGKKNYNLKQAQKVVLDVINFVGLSTKMFTLANQLNVAFKKRLELARALANEPEIVLLDEVLAGLNPKEVDSMLEIILKIKQNGITIIMIEHLMHATMKISDLIMVLDSGEKIAQGTPSEISNNQKVIEAYLGDPKLALQLVGEK from the coding sequence ATGATTTTAAAAGGAACAAACTTAAAATTGTCATTTGGTGGTCTTGTGGCTGTAAAGAATGTATCCTTTGAAATTAAAGAAAAATCTATCTTCGGTATTATTGGCCCAAATGGCGCTGGCAAAACCACACTATTTAATATAATAAGCGGCGTATACAGACCTGAAACAGGCACATTGTACTATAAAGACAAAGATATTACAAAACTGCCTACATACAAAAGGGCTAGGCTTGGGATTGCAAGGACTCACCAGATTGTTAAACCCTTAGGTGAGCTAACAGTTATAGAAAATGTAATGGTAGGAGCCTGTTTTGGTAAAAAAAACTACAATTTAAAGCAAGCCCAAAAGGTTGTATTGGATGTAATAAATTTTGTGGGATTATCAACAAAAATGTTTACATTGGCAAATCAGCTCAATGTGGCATTTAAAAAAAGATTAGAGCTAGCAAGAGCGCTTGCCAACGAGCCCGAAATTGTACTCTTAGATGAAGTTTTAGCCGGTCTAAACCCCAAAGAGGTAGATAGTATGCTAGAGATTATTTTAAAAATAAAGCAAAACGGCATCACTATTATCATGATAGAGCATCTAATGCACGCTACAATGAAAATAAGCGATCTAATTATGGTATTGGATTCAGGAGAAAAAATTGCGCAAGGTACACCTTCTGAAATCTCTAACAACCAAAAAGTTATCGAAGCTTATTTGGGTGATCCAAAACTTGCTCTGCAGCTGGTAGGTGAAAAATGA
- a CDS encoding branched-chain amino acid ABC transporter permease: MQKGYTLYWLLPALIVAIIYPILTDNVMLRETIFLILLSITLSVSLNIIMGYTGYVSFGHIVYYGIGAYTSFYLMYAYKLNLVVSILIGGVFASLVAFILGQAVLSLRGAIFAIATIGINEAVKSLISNIPFLGSAMGLYFDFSIYENYGGAIKAIWLSYYLMGILTVFSVVSAYCIKKSKFGLGLFSIREDQDASSVLGIKTKLYKSIAYAISAFFPAIAGGIFAFKSGNIEPSGAFNLVKSIEMIVMVMLGGYGSIAGSALGALIYEKINGVLVVLPYVKDLHLAVSGLILLIIVQFAPGGIVGLLTKYFKNLRKVLE; the protein is encoded by the coding sequence ATGCAAAAAGGGTACACGCTCTATTGGTTATTGCCTGCCCTTATAGTAGCGATTATTTATCCAATATTAACAGATAATGTGATGCTTAGAGAAACGATATTCTTAATTTTGCTTAGCATTACACTTTCTGTTAGTCTAAACATTATCATGGGATACACTGGATATGTAAGCTTTGGCCATATTGTATACTACGGCATTGGTGCATATACATCGTTTTATTTAATGTATGCTTACAAATTGAATCTTGTTGTTTCAATACTTATAGGAGGTGTTTTTGCCTCTTTGGTAGCTTTTATTTTGGGCCAGGCGGTACTTAGTCTAAGAGGAGCAATTTTTGCGATCGCCACTATCGGTATCAATGAAGCGGTAAAAAGCCTAATAAGCAACATTCCTTTCTTAGGTAGCGCAATGGGTTTATACTTTGATTTTAGTATATATGAAAACTACGGTGGAGCAATTAAAGCTATATGGTTATCGTACTATTTAATGGGCATTTTAACAGTTTTTAGTGTAGTTAGTGCTTACTGCATTAAAAAATCTAAATTTGGTCTTGGGCTTTTTTCTATTAGAGAAGACCAAGATGCAAGTTCTGTGCTTGGCATAAAAACAAAATTGTATAAATCTATAGCTTATGCTATTTCTGCTTTTTTCCCTGCAATAGCAGGTGGCATATTTGCCTTTAAGTCCGGTAATATTGAACCATCTGGTGCATTTAACTTAGTAAAATCGATTGAGATGATTGTCATGGTAATGCTTGGTGGGTATGGCAGTATTGCAGGCAGCGCTCTGGGTGCGCTAATTTATGAAAAAATTAATGGAGTTTTGGTTGTGCTTCCATATGTAAAAGACTTACACCTTGCAGTTAGTGGCTTGATACTGCTTATTATTGTGCAGTTTGCTCCAGGTGGCATAGTTGGTCTTTTAACAAAGTATTTTAAAAATCTACGGAAGGTACTGGAATGA
- a CDS encoding ABC transporter ATP-binding protein, which yields MSCVLEVKSLNAGYDEIQILWDVSIKTCSGLCTIIGSNGAGKTTLLRAITGIIPTINGSIIFDGKDITKLPAHKRAQIGVIMVPEGRLLFGEMSVLENLQMGAYLKRAKNKYKQNLDFVFSLFPKLSERINQKAQSLSGGEQQMVAIARGLMADPKILIFDEPSLGLSPKLTIEVFSIIKSLKEKGIAMLLVEQNVHLSLSITNNAYVLSEGKIVLSGSGGDLLENPQVKTAFLGL from the coding sequence ATGAGTTGCGTACTAGAAGTAAAAAGTCTAAATGCTGGTTATGACGAAATTCAAATATTATGGGATGTAAGCATTAAAACATGCAGCGGATTATGCACAATAATTGGCTCAAATGGCGCAGGTAAAACAACCCTGCTTAGAGCAATAACAGGCATTATACCAACAATAAATGGCTCTATTATATTTGATGGAAAAGACATAACAAAACTACCAGCACATAAAAGGGCACAAATTGGTGTTATAATGGTGCCAGAAGGCAGATTATTGTTTGGCGAAATGAGTGTCCTTGAAAATTTACAAATGGGGGCTTATCTAAAGCGAGCTAAAAACAAATATAAGCAAAACCTGGATTTTGTATTTAGTTTGTTTCCAAAACTATCTGAAAGAATCAACCAAAAAGCCCAAAGTTTATCAGGCGGAGAGCAACAGATGGTAGCAATTGCAAGGGGTTTAATGGCTGATCCCAAAATACTTATATTTGACGAACCAAGTCTAGGATTATCACCAAAGCTTACAATAGAAGTGTTCAGTATCATTAAAAGCTTAAAAGAAAAAGGCATTGCTATGCTACTTGTTGAACAAAATGTTCATTTGTCTTTATCTATTACAAACAATGCTTATGTGCTCTCAGAAGGCAAAATTGTTTTATCAGGAAGCGGTGGGGATTTATTAGAAAATCCCCAGGTGAAAACAGCTTTCTTGGGCTTATAA